One genomic region from Fusobacterium russii ATCC 25533 encodes:
- a CDS encoding TRAP transporter substrate-binding protein, with the protein MKKIFSFLLAIFSVIFIISCRPSDSGASAQKTDEPIVIKIGHTDSSSRSTNVWSLELGKILEEKAPGKFKIEVYPDGQLGDTPDLVAGVKLGTVTMMFDLSAAVTAAAGPESACIDLPYLYPTYEDWIKGTFENGGLQVFNEYLAKQGYYCIDMYYNGMRQVASVKKNYHNSDDLKGQKVRIAQNELNVAMWDAMGANPTPMSWGEVITSLSQGTIDALDHSLGVFNDFSLHKIAPYITLTNHASSPFPIVCSLDWINSLPQDLRTTLEEAVKEVAKKQRDEERGNELKYIERFKNEGATVQELTAEEIVAFQEKVKPVYDNWRKKVGDEVMDKWLATVPKI; encoded by the coding sequence ATGAAAAAGATTTTTAGTTTTTTACTTGCTATTTTTTCAGTAATTTTTATAATTTCTTGTCGTCCTTCAGATTCAGGTGCCAGTGCACAAAAAACTGATGAGCCTATAGTTATAAAAATAGGACATACAGATTCCAGTTCACGTTCTACAAATGTTTGGAGCTTGGAGTTAGGAAAAATTTTAGAAGAAAAAGCTCCTGGAAAATTCAAAATTGAAGTTTATCCAGATGGTCAATTAGGTGATACACCAGATTTAGTTGCAGGAGTAAAATTAGGTACAGTAACTATGATGTTTGATTTATCTGCAGCAGTTACTGCAGCAGCAGGACCAGAATCTGCATGTATAGATTTGCCTTATTTATATCCTACCTATGAAGATTGGATTAAAGGAACTTTTGAAAATGGTGGTTTACAGGTTTTCAATGAATATTTAGCGAAACAAGGTTATTATTGTATAGATATGTATTATAATGGTATGAGGCAGGTTGCTAGTGTTAAAAAGAATTATCATAATTCAGATGATTTAAAGGGACAAAAAGTTAGAATTGCCCAAAATGAGTTAAATGTTGCTATGTGGGATGCTATGGGAGCGAATCCAACTCCAATGTCATGGGGAGAAGTTATAACTTCATTATCACAAGGAACAATAGATGCACTTGATCACTCATTAGGTGTGTTTAATGATTTTTCATTGCATAAAATAGCACCTTATATAACATTGACAAACCATGCAAGCTCTCCATTCCCAATAGTTTGCTCTTTAGATTGGATAAACTCATTACCTCAAGACTTAAGAACTACTTTAGAAGAAGCAGTTAAAGAAGTTGCTAAGAAACAAAGAGATGAAGAGAGAGGAAATGAGTTAAAATATATAGAAAGATTTAAAAATGAAGGAGCTACTGTTCAAGAGTTAACAGCTGAAGAAATAGTTGCATTCCAAGAAAAAGTAAAACCTGTATATGATAACTGGAGAAAAAAAGTTGGGGACGAAGTTATGGATAAATGGCTAGCAACAGTTCCTAAAATATAA
- a CDS encoding TRAP transporter small permease — translation MKKKNKLVDFLDKLEEIVLVIMFALMVLVIFGQVIMRYVFNNSLSWSEELGKFLFVWISWIGISIGAKRKEHIKITMFVDKCSARNALICEILSEIVVFGICAVTAYYGIELVISQAHINFAGIKISMSWGYLAVVIGCIVMMLRNLIIIKSSFNSLRSGGDV, via the coding sequence ATGAAGAAGAAAAACAAACTAGTAGATTTTCTTGATAAATTAGAAGAAATAGTTTTAGTAATAATGTTTGCACTTATGGTTCTTGTAATTTTTGGTCAAGTTATTATGAGATATGTTTTTAACAATTCTCTATCTTGGTCCGAAGAATTAGGGAAATTTTTATTTGTCTGGATTTCATGGATAGGTATAAGCATAGGTGCCAAAAGAAAGGAACATATAAAAATAACAATGTTTGTAGATAAATGTTCAGCCAGAAATGCTCTAATCTGTGAAATTTTATCAGAGATTGTAGTATTTGGAATTTGTGCTGTAACAGCTTATTATGGAATAGAACTTGTAATTTCGCAGGCACATATTAATTTTGCTGGAATAAAAATTAGTATGTCTTGGGGTTATTTAGCTGTTGTGATAGGCTGTATAGTAATGATGTTAAGAAACTTAATAATAATAAAGTCTTCCTTTAATTCTTTAAGAAGTGGAGGGGATGTCTAG
- a CDS encoding TRAP transporter large permease, translating into MTFLVLFIVLFLMLMIGVPVGFAIGGATMVSMYFCSNLNMVVNAQYCFSGINSFTVMAIPFFMLAGLIMSTGGIAKRIVAFASALIDFVTGALGCVTILACMFFGALSGSGMATTSAIGGMMIPEMKKKGYPSEYAATLVCFGGIVGPIIPPSLSFVLYGATTNTPVPSLFLAGVLPGILLGLIFLTINIIFCKKAKIEVRDREEEGDTLVEILKNRLKRIWFATKDGIWALLSPTIILGGIYSGVFTPTEAACISVVYSALISYFVYKDLDLKALYNTLLDAAVLNGITSFLLGYSTVFSTFMTFEKVPQMISTFLTTVSDSPFVILFFINLILLFIGLFLDTVPAIIVMAPMLLPTVKSLGINPVHFGVIMAVNLAIGLCTPPYGCNLFVGAAVAKIKLDSMFKLIIPFFLAAIVALAMITYIPWLSLVFIK; encoded by the coding sequence GTGACTTTTTTAGTTCTTTTTATAGTTTTATTTTTAATGCTAATGATAGGAGTACCGGTAGGTTTTGCTATTGGTGGAGCTACTATGGTTTCTATGTACTTCTGTTCTAATTTAAATATGGTTGTAAATGCACAATATTGTTTTTCTGGAATAAATTCATTTACAGTTATGGCAATTCCATTTTTTATGTTAGCTGGCTTAATTATGTCCACTGGAGGAATAGCTAAAAGAATTGTTGCCTTTGCTTCAGCCTTGATAGATTTCGTAACAGGAGCATTGGGTTGTGTTACAATTTTAGCTTGTATGTTTTTTGGAGCTTTATCAGGGTCTGGTATGGCTACGACTTCAGCTATTGGTGGAATGATGATTCCGGAAATGAAAAAGAAAGGATATCCTTCAGAATATGCAGCAACTTTAGTTTGTTTTGGAGGAATAGTAGGCCCTATTATACCTCCTAGCTTATCTTTTGTGCTTTATGGAGCAACTACAAATACACCTGTCCCAAGTTTATTTTTGGCAGGAGTTCTACCAGGAATTTTATTAGGTTTAATATTTTTAACAATAAATATTATTTTTTGTAAAAAAGCTAAGATAGAGGTAAGAGATAGGGAAGAAGAAGGAGATACTTTAGTTGAAATATTAAAGAATAGATTGAAGAGAATATGGTTTGCAACAAAGGATGGAATATGGGCATTGTTGTCACCAACAATTATATTGGGGGGAATTTATTCAGGAGTTTTTACTCCAACTGAGGCAGCCTGTATTTCAGTCGTTTACTCTGCATTAATAAGTTATTTCGTATATAAAGATTTGGATTTAAAAGCACTTTATAATACACTTTTAGATGCAGCAGTTCTAAATGGAATAACTTCATTTTTGTTAGGTTATTCAACGGTTTTTTCTACATTTATGACTTTTGAGAAGGTACCACAAATGATATCTACTTTCTTAACAACAGTTTCAGATAGTCCCTTTGTAATTTTATTTTTTATAAATTTAATACTTCTATTTATTGGTTTATTCCTAGATACAGTTCCAGCAATAATAGTAATGGCACCTATGCTTTTACCAACTGTAAAATCATTGGGTATCAATCCTGTTCATTTTGGAGTTATAATGGCAGTGAATTTAGCCATAGGGCTTTGTACACCACCTTATGGATGTAACCTTTTTGTAGGAGCTGCTGTTGCTAAAATAAAGTTGGACAGTATGTTTAAGCTGATTATACCTTTCTTTTTAGCAGCTATTGTTGCACTTGCAATGATAACTTATATTCCATGGTTATCATTAGTCTTTATAAAATAA
- a CDS encoding exodeoxyribonuclease III: protein MKLISWNVNGIRACLKKGFLEYFNAENADIFCLQETKLSEGQLELDLKGYYQYWNYAEKKGYSGTAIFTKKEPLSVSYGIGIEEHDQEGRVITLEFEKFYMVTVYTPNSKDELLRLDYRMIWEDEFRNYLKTLETKKPVVVCGDLNVAHKEIDLKNPKTNRRNPGFTDEERDKFSTLLDAGFIDTFRYFFPNLEHAYSWWSYRANARKNNTGWRIDYFVVSNALENNLVAAEIHSQQEGSDHCPVVLNLKNI from the coding sequence ATGAAATTAATATCATGGAATGTAAACGGGATAAGAGCTTGTCTAAAAAAAGGCTTCTTAGAATATTTTAATGCAGAAAATGCTGATATTTTTTGTTTACAAGAAACAAAACTTAGTGAAGGGCAGTTAGAGTTGGATTTAAAAGGATATTATCAATATTGGAACTATGCTGAAAAAAAAGGATATTCAGGAACTGCTATTTTTACAAAAAAAGAGCCACTATCTGTTTCTTATGGAATTGGTATAGAAGAGCATGATCAAGAGGGAAGAGTTATTACACTTGAGTTTGAAAAATTTTATATGGTAACTGTATATACTCCAAATTCAAAAGATGAACTTTTGAGATTAGATTATAGAATGATTTGGGAAGATGAATTTAGAAATTATTTGAAAACTTTAGAAACTAAAAAGCCGGTTGTTGTATGTGGTGACTTAAATGTAGCTCATAAAGAAATCGATTTAAAAAATCCTAAAACTAATAGAAGAAATCCGGGATTTACAGATGAAGAAAGAGATAAATTTTCAACACTTTTAGATGCTGGATTTATAGATACATTTAGATATTTTTTCCCAAATTTAGAGCATGCTTATTCATGGTGGTCATATAGAGCAAATGCAAGAAAAAATAATACTGGATGGAGAATTGATTACTTTGTTGTGTCAAATGCATTGGAGAATAACTTAGTTGCTGCTGAAATCCATTCACAGCAAGAAGGTTCAGACCACTGTCCGGTTGTTTTAAATCTTAAAAACATTTAA
- the aroQ gene encoding type II 3-dehydroquinate dehydratase, whose product MNKIMIINGPNLNFLGIREKDIYGSLNYETLCEQIKNYAEFKNINFTFLQSNIEGEIINFIQKAYKEKYDAIVINPGGYTHTSVSIFDAIKAVSIPTVEVHISNIHKREEFRNKCLIAGACIGQITGFGKYSYILAIKYLLENI is encoded by the coding sequence ATGAATAAAATAATGATAATAAATGGTCCTAATCTTAATTTTTTAGGAATTAGAGAAAAGGATATTTATGGTTCACTTAACTATGAAACTCTCTGTGAACAAATAAAAAATTATGCCGAGTTTAAAAATATTAACTTTACTTTTTTACAAAGTAACATAGAAGGAGAAATAATAAATTTTATTCAAAAAGCTTATAAAGAAAAATATGATGCCATAGTTATAAATCCCGGAGGTTATACTCACACTTCAGTTTCTATATTTGACGCAATCAAAGCTGTTAGTATACCTACTGTTGAGGTTCATATTTCTAATATACATAAAAGAGAGGAATTTAGAAATAAATGTTTAATCGCTGGAGCTTGTATTGGTCAGATAACTGGCTTTGGGAAATATAGCTACATTCTAGCCATAAAATATTTACTAGAAAATATATAA
- a CDS encoding shikimate dehydrogenase family protein translates to MRVGLLGKKLSHSLSPNIHNFIYKKFNLNLNYELFEVEENEVNNFKAYMLENNIRAVNITIPYKKIFMDSLDSISENAKKIGAINLMYIQNNKFYGDNTDYYGFEYCLKKNNIDVKNKKIYILGKGGAASAVETVLKSLAATDINYLFRKDRKSKIEFKEDLSGDILINTTPVGMYPDICGKIVPTEIISKFKVAIDLIYNPLQTEFLKTATLFNLKAINGLEMLIEQAIKTDEILFNKKFDDSLREELKIYLENLFLGAKNE, encoded by the coding sequence TTGAGAGTTGGGCTTTTAGGAAAGAAATTATCTCATTCCTTATCTCCAAATATTCATAATTTTATATATAAAAAATTCAATTTAAACTTAAATTATGAGTTATTTGAAGTAGAAGAAAATGAAGTCAATAATTTTAAAGCCTATATGCTTGAAAATAATATTAGAGCCGTTAATATAACTATTCCATATAAAAAAATATTTATGGATAGTTTAGATAGTATCAGTGAGAATGCTAAAAAAATTGGTGCTATAAATCTAATGTATATACAAAATAATAAATTTTATGGTGATAACACAGATTACTATGGCTTTGAGTATTGCTTAAAAAAAAATAATATTGATGTCAAAAATAAAAAAATATATATACTTGGAAAAGGTGGTGCAGCTTCTGCTGTTGAAACTGTATTGAAAAGTTTAGCTGCAACTGATATAAATTATCTCTTTAGAAAAGATAGAAAAAGTAAGATAGAATTTAAAGAAGATTTGTCCGGTGATATTTTAATAAATACAACACCTGTAGGAATGTATCCTGATATATGTGGTAAAATCGTTCCCACAGAAATAATTTCAAAATTTAAAGTAGCAATTGATTTGATATACAATCCTTTACAGACAGAATTTTTAAAGACTGCTACTTTATTTAATTTAAAAGCTATAAACGGACTGGAAATGTTAATTGAACAGGCAATAAAAACCGATGAAATTTTGTTCAATAAGAAATTTGATGATAGCCTGAGAGAAGAATTGAAAATATATTTAGAAAATTTATTTCTAGGAGCAAAAAATGAATAA
- a CDS encoding chorismate mutase has product MTEIKLLRNEINKIDIQLLKLLKQRIAISKKIGKIKKEKAIPIFDPEREREIIDTYTENEDFLDKRYIEKFFQTLMDISKEVQSN; this is encoded by the coding sequence ATGACAGAGATAAAGCTTCTGAGGAATGAAATAAATAAAATAGATATTCAACTTCTTAAGCTATTAAAACAACGAATTGCTATTTCTAAAAAAATTGGAAAAATAAAAAAAGAAAAAGCTATTCCTATTTTTGACCCGGAAAGAGAAAGAGAGATAATCGACACTTACACTGAGAATGAAGACTTTTTGGATAAAAGATACATAGAGAAATTTTTTCAAACTCTTATGGATATAAGTAAGGAGGTACAGTCAAATTGA
- a CDS encoding toxin-antitoxin system YwqK family antitoxin gives MKRNFFYKKFLLCITLFIFFTTALLGNGLLRDNIKQFFNKNNFRIFNSNSQNPKNFYYPDGTLKSKQFYTNNNQKTGVWEFYYENGKIKSTVSFNSFSKNEEAMIQNYDKNGVLLSTGKIINGEMVDIWKYYDENGKLSYYFNNSNGEIIAFDENEKPILKMDQNEISKKLEEIQQEIRNDRDKASEE, from the coding sequence ATGAAAAGAAACTTTTTTTATAAAAAATTTTTACTATGTATAACTTTATTTATATTTTTTACTACGGCTTTATTGGGAAATGGTTTATTGAGAGATAATATCAAACAATTTTTTAATAAAAATAATTTTAGAATTTTTAATTCAAATAGTCAAAACCCAAAAAATTTTTATTATCCAGATGGAACCTTAAAATCTAAACAATTTTATACTAACAATAACCAAAAAACTGGTGTATGGGAATTTTACTATGAGAATGGAAAAATTAAATCTACTGTTTCGTTTAATTCCTTTTCTAAAAATGAAGAAGCCATGATACAAAATTATGATAAAAACGGTGTTTTACTTAGTACTGGCAAGATTATAAATGGAGAAATGGTTGATATTTGGAAATACTATGATGAAAATGGTAAGTTAAGTTATTATTTCAATAATTCAAATGGTGAAATTATAGCTTTTGATGAAAATGAAAAGCCTATTTTAAAAATGGATCAAAATGAAATTTCTAAAAAATTAGAAGAGATTCAACAGGAGATAAGAAATGACAGAGATAAAGCTTCTGAGGAATGA